A window of Diospyros lotus cultivar Yz01 chromosome 14, ASM1463336v1, whole genome shotgun sequence contains these coding sequences:
- the LOC127789720 gene encoding chlorophyllase-1, which yields MEKEKLIAVNPAKAAAATNVFEPGRLSVNVFKVEKSNASSSPPKTLLIVTPTAAGSYPVLLFLPGFCICNYSYSLLLRHIASHGFIVVAPQLYICPLTSGTEEVQSAGTVTNWLSAGLQSNLPENVTANLQKLALSGHSRGGKAAFALALGYAEPTLKFSALLGLDPVAGVFSETDPKILTYQAHSFNLSMPVAVIGTGLGDEQKCCLVPACAPNGLNHEEFFRECKAPCSYFVAKDYGHMDMLNDPAAKLGSCVCASGKGAKDLFRMCLGGLFVAFLRAYLEDDNADFKAILEDPSIAPVTLDPMIYMSEDN from the exons ATGGAAAAGGAGAAATTAATCGCAGTGAATCCGGCTAAGGCGGCTGCGGCTACGAATGTGTTTGAGCCAGGAAGATTGAGCGTGAATGTCTTCAAGGTGGAGAAATCcaatgcttcttcttctccgccTAAGACTTTGCTAATCGTCACGCCGACGGCGGCCGGCTCGTATCCGGTGCTGCTGTTCCTTCCTGGCTTCTGCATCTGCAACTATTCATACAGCCTCCTCCTCCGCCACATTGCCTCCCACGGTTTCATAGTCGTTGCTCCTCAG TTGTACATCTGCCCGCTCACTAGCGGAACAGAAGAAGTTCAATCTGCGGGCACAGTCACGAACTGGCTATCCGCAGGCCTCCAGTCCAACCTCCCAGAAAATGTCACAGCAAATCTGCAGAAGCTAGCCCTTTCTGGCCACAGCAGAGGCGGCAAGGCAGCGTTTGCCCTTGCACTGGGATACGCCGAACCAACCCTAAAATTCTCAGCTTTACTAGGACTGGACCCTGTCGCGGGAGTCTTCTCCGAAACTGATCCCAAAATCCTTACCTATCAGGCTCATTCCTTCAACCTTTCGATGCCAGTTGCCGTAATTGGCACCGGCTTGGGAGACGAGCAAAAGTGCTGCTTGGTCCCGGCGTGCGCGCCAAATGGCCTAAACCACGAGGAGTTCTTCAGAGAGTGCAAAGCCCCTTGTTCCTATTTTGTTGCCAAGGACTACGGCCACATGGACATGCTGAATGATCCAGCGGCAAAGTTAGGCAGTTGCGTGTGTGCCAGTGGGAAGGGTGCAAAGGATTTGTTTAGGATGTGTTTGGGTGGGCTTTTTGTGGCATTTCTTAGGGCGTATTTGGAAGATGACAACGCAGATTTTAAAGCCATTCTGGAAGATCCTTCTATTGCTCCTGTTACGCTCGATCCAATGATCTATATGTCTGAGGATAATTAG